The proteins below come from a single Eucalyptus grandis isolate ANBG69807.140 chromosome 3, ASM1654582v1, whole genome shotgun sequence genomic window:
- the LOC104437759 gene encoding LOW QUALITY PROTEIN: eukaryotic translation initiation factor 3 subunit L (The sequence of the model RefSeq protein was modified relative to this genomic sequence to represent the inferred CDS: inserted 1 base in 1 codon), with protein SSSRRQFADDDGRFLRVRRCPRRLRRRSPAAPGGGGAVAGGRRRVRPNFVPDSVKSFVVHLYRHIREKNVYEIHQMYETSFQTLSDRLFKDTPWPSVEAVAHYVDNDHVFCLLYREMWYRHLYARLSPTLKQRIDSWDNYCSLFQVVLHGVVNMQLPNQWLWDMVDEFVYQFQSFCQYRAKMKNKTEQEIALLRQYDQAWNVYGVLNFLEALVEKSMIIQILDQEKEGLEQFTATDGYDYGGGSNVLKVLGYFSMVGLLRVHCLLGDYQTGLKCLLPIDISQQGVYTSVIGSHIATIYHYGFANLMLRRYVDAIREFNKIXLYIYKTKQYHQKSPQYEQILKKNEQMYALLALCLSLCPQVKLVDETVNSQLREKYGEKMLRMQRYDDEAFVIYDELFSYACPKFITPSAPSFEEPLVNYNQDAYRLQLKLFLYEVKQQQLLSGVRTFLKVYSTISLAKLANYMEVDEPTLRTILITYKHKTHAIDTDGKVISNADIDFFVDDDMIHVVESKPAKRYGDYFLRQIVKLESMMNDMDRVKLE; from the exons AGCTCGTCTCGTCGTCAGTTCGCCGACGACGATGGCCGCTTCCTACGAGTACGACGATGCCCCCGGCGGCTACGACGACGGTCACCGGCAGCcccaggcggcggcggcgccgtcGCAGGCGGACGCCGCCGGGTACGACCGAACTTCGTGCCCGACTCCGTCAAGTCCTTCGTCGTCCACCTCTACCGCCACATCCGCGAGAAGAACGTGTACGAGATCCACCAGATGTACGAGACCTCGTTCCAGACCCTGTCCGACCGGCTCTTCAAGGACACGCCCTGGCCGTCCGTCGAGGCCGTCGCGCACTACGTCGACAACGATCACGTCTTCTGCCTGCTCTACCGCGAGATGTGGTACCGGCACCTGTACGCCAGGCTCTCGCCCACGCTGAAGCAGCGGATCGATTCGTGGGATAACTATTGCAGTCTCTTCCAG GTAGTCTTGCATGGAGTGGTGAATATGCAATTGCCAAACCAGTGGTTGTGGGACATGGTGGATGAGTTTGTTTACCAGTTTCAGAGCTTCTGCCAGTATAGGGCGAAGATGAAGAACAAGACTGAGCAGGAGATTGCATTATTGAGGCAGTATGATCAG GCTTGGAATGTGTATGGTGTGCTCAATTTTTTGGAAGCACTTGTGGAGAAGTCTATGATCATTCAGATCTTGGATCAGGAAAAGGAAGGCCTTGAACAATTCACTGCCACTGATGGTTATGATTACGGTGGTGGGAGCAATGTGCTGAAGGTGCTTGGTTACTTCAGCATGGTGGGATTGCTGCGAGTTCACTGTCTCTTAGGTGATTATCAGACTGGCTTGAAGTGTTTACTCCCAATTGACATTAGTCAGCAAGGCGTTTATACTAGTGTCATTGGAAGCCACATTGCCACTATTTATCACTATGGGTTTGCCAATCTTATGCTGCGGAG GTATGTTGATGCAATTCGAGAGTTCAATAAAA CTTTATACATCTATAAGACAAAGCAATACCATCAGAAGTCCCCACAGTATGAGCAGATACTCAAGAAGAATGAGCAGATGTATGCCTTGTTGGCTCTTTGTCTTTCACTTTGTCCCCAAGTGAAGCTTGTTGACGAGACTGTGAACTCTCAGTTGCGAGAGAAATATGGTGAAAAAATGCTCAGAATGCAGAGATATGATGATGAGGCTTTCGTCATCTATGATGAGCTTTTCTCATATGCCTGTCCTAAGTTCATCACACCCTCAGCTCCAAGTTTTGAGGAGCCTCTTGTCAACTACAATCAG GATGCCTATAGGCTTCAGTTGAAGCTGTTCCTTTATGAAGTGAAGCAGCAGCAACTACTATCAGGTGTTAGGACTTTCTTGAAAGTGTATTCAACAATCTCACTTGCGAAGCTTGCAAATTATATGGAAGTCGATGAACCCACTCTGCG AACTATATTGATCACATATAAGCACAAGACACATGCTATTGATACAGATGGAAAGGTCATCTCAAATGCCGATATCGATTTCTTCGTAGATGAT GACATGATTCATGTCGTTGAATCCAAACCAGCAAAGAGATATGGAGATTATTTCTTGCGCCAGATTGTCAAG CTTGAAAGCATGATGAACGACATGGACAGAGTTAAGCTGGAATAA
- the LOC104437760 gene encoding uncharacterized protein LOC104437760 — MAIIGDALRQAFMPKREYESLRDEDKAWLKLQRPALVLVTSAVCGLILACTIVSLKIVFPGDGTLKRPFCSDRRVLPLSIDEKGGDADALPGAFYLTDAETVDYYWMVVFVPSAIIFAVSAVYLVAGFTVAYSAPTRHGCLKVVENNYCASRRGGVRCLSILNVVFAIIFGLLAIFLGSSLLTLGSSCSVPLFWCYEISTWGLVVLYGGTAFFLRRKAALIIDGGEYGSRTLGLEMLEANPLEVTPDVERRVNEGFKTWMGSSLLSSDEEEDEPESYVEVPQPSLTDFSGQRV, encoded by the exons ATGGCGATAATCGGCGACGCGCTGCGCCAGGCGTTCATGCCGAAGCGCGAGTACGAGAGCCTCCGCGACGAGGACAAGGCGTGGCTGAAGCTCCAGCGGCCCGCCCTGGTGCTCGTGACCTCGGCGGTCTGCGGCCTGATCCTGGCGTGCACGATCGTCAGCCTGAAGATAGTGTTCCCCGGGGACGGTACCCTGAAGAGGCCGTTCTGCAGCGACCGGAGGGTCCTGCCCCTGTCGATCGACGAGAAGGGCGGGGACGCCGACGCGCTCCCGGGCGCGTTCTACCTGACGGACGCGGAGACGGTGGATTATTATTGGATGGTCGTGTTCGTCCCGTCGGCGATCATTTTCGCGGTGTCCGCCGTGTACCTTGTTGCAG GGTTCACCGTCGCTTACTCTGCTCCAACAAGGCATGGGtgcttgaaagtggtcgagaaTAACTACTGTGCTTCGAGAAGGG GTGGTGTCCGCTGTCTTTCTATTCTCAATGTCGTCTTTGCTATCATATTTGGCCTTCTGGCGATATTTCTGGGTTCAAGCCTCCTCACATTGGGCAGCAGCTGTTCAGTGCCCCTGTTTTGGTGCTATGAAATATCAACTTGGGGGCTCGTTGTTTTGTACGGAGGGACTGCCTTTTTCCTGAGAAGGAAAGCTGCTTTAATAATCGATGGAGGAGAATACGGTAGTCGAACCCTTGGTCTCGAAATGCTCGAAGCTAATCCATTGGAAGTCACTCCCGACGTGGAAAGACGTGTCAATGAAGGGTTCAAAACATGGATGGGATCATCCCTCTTGTCCTCCGACGAAGAGGAGGATGAGCCGGAAAGCTACGTGGAAGTGCCTCAACCAAGTCTCACTGACTTCAGCGGGCAAAGAGTGTGA
- the LOC104437761 gene encoding LOW QUALITY PROTEIN: D-amino-acid transaminase, chloroplastic (The sequence of the model RefSeq protein was modified relative to this genomic sequence to represent the inferred CDS: inserted 1 base in 1 codon) gives MASLTFYPSRSAAKPADRAPDSGPRAALLKLSVPRDFKLRRATAATRGRTAIVRSCQGAQTLVDNGSQRASDVPLLTFSEAVERLQAKRRGWKGKQQYLAMYSSVFGGIVTDPAAMVIPMDDHMVHRGHGVFDTAAITDGHLYELDQHLDRIVRSASMAKISLPFDRESIKRILIRTVSASKCRKGSLRYWLSAGPGDFQLSPSGCAEPALYAIVIQDQSPFDSSGIKVVTSSVPIKPPQFATMKSVNYLPNVLSKMEAEENGAYAAIWLDNEGFIAEGPNMNVAFVTKXKELVMPHFDKILSGCTAKRVLTIAEALVNEGKLQGIKLGNATVEEGKAAEEMMLIGSGVLVRSVVQWDEQVIGNGKEGPVTQFLLNAIIEDMKSGPSTVRTPVPY, from the exons atggCGTCCCTGACCTTCTACCCCTCTCGATCCGCCGCGAAGCCCGCCGATCGCGCGCCCGACTCCGGTCCTCGCGCGGCCCTGCTCAAGCTCTCGGTCCCGCGCGACTTCAAGCTCCGGCGCGCGACGGCGGCGACTCGCGGAAGGACGGCGATCGTCAGGAGCTGCCAGGGAGCGCAGACTTTAGTTG ATAACGGCAGTCAACGAGCGTCCGACGTGCCGCTCCTGACTTTCTCGGAG GCCGTCGAGAGGCTGCAGGCGAAGCGGCGGGGATGGAAAGGGAAGCAGCAGTATCTCGCCATGTACTCGAGCGTCTTCGGCGGCATCGTGACGGATCCGGCGGCCATGGTCATCCCCATGGACGACCACATGGTTCACAGGGGGCACGGCGTCTTCGACACCGCCGCGATAACGGATGG ACATCTCTACGAGCTCGACCAGCACCTCGATCGCATCGTAAGATCGGCATCCATGGCCAAGATCAGTCTTCCGTTCGATCGAGAAAGCATCAAGAGAATCCTCATCCGAACCGTGAGCGCTTCTAAGTGTCGAAAAGGGTCTCTGAGGTACTGGCTTTCAGCCGGCCCCGGTGATTTCCAGCTTTCTCCTTCCGGTTGTGCCGAACCCGCTTTGTACGCAATTGTGATTCAGGATCAGTCGCCATTTGATTCGAGCGGCATCAAAGTCGTTACTTCGTCGGTTCCGATAAAGCCTCCTCAGTTCGCCACCATGAAAAGCGTGAACTACCTCCCGAACGTGCTGTCGAAGATGGAAGCCGAAGAAAACGGCGCTTACGCCGCCATATGGTTAGATAACGAAGGATTCATCGCCGAAGGGCCGAACATGAACGTGGCGTTCGTCACGA AGAAGGAACTTGTGATGCCGCATTTCGACAAAATCCTCAGCGGGTGCACCGCGAAAAGGGTCCTGACCATTGCTGAGGCGCTGGTGAACGAGGGCAAACTTCAGGGGATCAAGCTAGGGAACGCGACGGTAGAGGAAGGAAAAGCAGCAGAAGAGATGATGCTCATCGGCAGCGGAGTTCTCGTCCGCTCCGTCGTCCAGTGGGACGAGCAGGTGATCGGCAACG GTAAAGAAGGTCCCGTGACTCAGTTTCTCTTGAATGCCATCATCGAGGACATGAAATCAGGACCCTCGACAGTCCGTACTCCCGTCCCGTACTGA